A window of [Ruminococcus] lactaris ATCC 29176 genomic DNA:
CTGCTTTGTGAACGGTACAACGAAGTCTTGTTGCACAGCAGTCTACGTCGGAAATATTTTTCTTGCCGCCAAGTCCCTGACAGATAGTCTGAGAAAGTGCATCTTCTGAGGAAGCTTCGGAACCGTTATCGCCGTTCTTGCGAGCTTCCACGTCGCTTCTGCGGTATAATTTTACCTCTTCACCGTCGTCACGGCCAGGTGTTTTTAAATCGAATCTCTTGATTAAGAATCCGAACAGTAAGTAGTATACGATAAAGTAGCCGATCCCTACGATTACAATCCAGATCCAGTTTGTTTTTGCATTTCCCTGTAAGATACCGAATAAGAACATGTCGATCAGTCCGCCGGAGAATGTCATACCAACACCTACGTTAAAGAGGTGCATGAGCATATATGCAAGACCGGCAAATACGCAGTGGATACCGTAAAGCATTGGTGCCACAAAGATAAATGTGAATTCAAGTGGTTCTGTAATACCTGTCAGCATAGAAGTAAGAGCAGCGGAAAGTAAGAGTCCGGCAACCGCTTTTTTCTTCTCTGGTTTTGCTGTTCTGTACATGGCAAGTGCGGCTCCCGGAAGACCGAAGATCATCAATGGAAATTTACCTGACATGAAGCGGGTTGCGGATACTGCAAAATGTTCTACTGTCGGGTCAGCGAGCTGTGCAAAGAAAATGTTCTGTGCACCTTCGATGAGAGTGCCGCCGACTTCCATTGTTCCACCAAGTGCAGTCTGCCAGAATGGAAGGTAGAATACGTGATGAAGACCGAATGGAAGTAATAGTCTTTCGAGGAAACCATATACCCATGTTCCTGCATAGCCTGAATTAAGTACAAGATCTCCAAGTGCGTAGATCCCTGTCTGGATGACTGGCCAGATAAAGAACATCAGGATACCAACGCCGGTATATACAAGCGAAGAGATAATTGGTACGAATCTTGTTCCACCGAAGAACGATAATACCTGTGGCAGTTCGATTTTGTAGAAACGGTTGTGCAGCGAAGAAACACCGAGTCCGACGATGATACCGCCGAATACACCCATCTGAAGAGATGTGATGCCGACAACAGACGTAGTTGCACCTTCCAGCATGTTTTCTGTTCCACCGTTGATGGTGATCATCGCACTGATAGAAGCGTGCATAATGAAAAATGCGATGGCAGCAGAGAGAGCCGCAACTTCTTTTTCTTTCTTAGCCATACCGATGGCAACACCCATCGCGAAAATAATCGGCAGGTTTGCGAATACAATGTTACCGGCTTCGCTCATGACCTGGAAGATGGCATATGGAATGGTGCCAGGTCCCATGACATTTAACAGTCCGTAAGTTTCAAGCATTGTTTCGTTGGTAAATGAGCCACCAAATCCGAGCAGAAGACCTGCTACCGGGAGAATGGCGATTGGAAGCATGAATGATCTTCCCACGCGCTGAAGCACGCCAAAAATTTTGTCTTTCATAATTGTTCTCCTTTTCGTTATGAATTTACGAGTATGAATGTTTATGAATATTTGCGGTAATCTGTAAAAACAGTCAGGCATTCTCTTTATAGTCTTGACAAAGAAGCAGGCTTCTAGACGCATTCTCTGTACGCTTAGCAACAGAAAAAGAGGCACTAACCGCATAAACATCCAAAAAGTTCATGCATAGTTAATGCCTCGTTCGTTCTTAACAAGTAACATACTATATCACTTCTGACATAATAGCATCGCACGGCAAGCTTTGTCAAGCCGTTTTTCTCCATTTTATTCCTCACCGCTGATAATTTTTTATATTCTGCGCCCCGCTACTCGCCCCAAATATGAATTAAAAATATGCCGGATTTCCCATAAAATCCTACATGGCATTTTCTTTTCGTTCTCGGGAGTTTGACAGTAAATTTTAAAACTAAGTGAAACTCATAAAAGTTCTGACTTTGTGACCCTGGCATCTTATTTATTCTATCGTAACGCTGGCAGTGTCTCTGCCTGCAAATTTCGGAGCCATTTTTACCCGACTGTTCTTTATATAAAAGGTTGTTCTAAAGCACATTTGCACCAAAAGGCATAAAAGATAAACGTGCCATTTTAAAGAATTGTTTTCCAAACGGGATTCCTACAATCGTGATACACCACATACACCCTAAGACAATATTTCCAAGAGCCATTCCCCATCCAAAGAAAAGAATCCAAATTAAATTCACAAGAAATGAGAATGTTCCGTTCCCATATACAACTTCTTTTCCAAAAGGCCAAAATGCTAAGGATGCAAATTTGAAGCATTGTAAGCCAACAGGAATTCCAACAATTGTGACACACCATATACATCCTGCAATGATCCATGCAAGACCTCCGATTATCCCACCACAAAGAAACCAGAGTATATTTCCTAATAATTTCATTCAATCACCTCAATTCTCGCACCAATAGTGCGAGTTTTTTTCGCATAAGCATATTATAGCAAAAATAATTCGCTTATGCGACCTATTTTAGTGATTGCTTATTGGTTCAAGTCCCGCAAAAATTCCAAACGAAAAGAACACAAACATCAGCATAAATGTAAATGGCATATCCCCAATAAATCCCAAATAACAAGAAGTTCCATAACCGCACTTCTTCCAAACACCTCATCAAAGCCAAACTTTTCAAAAAGTCTATGGATATGAACCGTCGTTTTCACCGAGAAGTTGCTGCCTTTTTCGGAAAGTACACTTTCAATATCCACTTTTTTGTCTTGAATGTCCACTTTTCCATTCTCAATATCCACTTTTGTATTCCCAAAAATGATCTGACGCATGACCTGGGGAAGTTAGTAATTTTACATATTCTTCTGTAAGTTTTTCCATATAGTGTTCTTGCCAGTCTGGGACACGCTCACGATAAAGTTTCCAGTCTGCTTTTGATATATCCATTTCACTGCCTCCGTTTCCATTTTTATGCCTAAAAATACTGCTCCTACACATTTTGATTTCGGATTCGTTATATATCTAGATCAGCGTAAGTAATCCTGTTTAATTATTTGCGTTTATAATCCTGATAATGTTCTCATTACCAGGTCAACGTCTTTATTTTCGAGTTCCTGAATGATATGCAGATATGTTTTCTGCGTTGTTGTCATACTGGCATGCCCCAGACGTCTGGCTACACTGGCGATTGATACACCTGCAAACAGAAGAAGAGAGGCATGTGTATGTCTAAGTCCATGAATGGATATCTCTGAAATTCCACACGCTTTGCAATGTCTGGTAAGTACATCATTCACTGTAGAATTATAGATCTTTGTTTCTCCAACAAAAATCGGTTTATCTTCTGGCAGATTCTTAGTAAGCTCTGAAAATTTCACAACAATCTGCCAATCAATCTGAATTTTTCTCACTGATGAGTTATTCTTTGTTGGAAGGAATCCACCATTACCCTTATAATCCCATGTTTTACTAATAGACAATGTTTGTCTTGCAAAATCAAAGTCCGAAGGAGTAATTGCAAGTGCCTCTGAAAATCTCATACCGGTTTTTGCAACCAATAGAATAAACCAGTCCCAGTTTACCTCTTCTCGAATATCAAGGTGAGCAATTAACGTATGTAATTCAAACTGATTCAAATACTTTATTTTTTTTGCTCTTGGCGATTTCCCCTTGATGATTGCCTTTCTGGTTGGATCTCTCTCTATCATTCCTTCATCTACCGCATCCAGAATTGCTCCTTTCAATTGATGATGGAAATCCAGCGTTGTCTGCCGTTCATGATCTTTTGCATAATCATTCAGCAATTTCTGATAAGCAGTCCTGGTGAGTTCACAAACCTTCAACTCCGGAGCAAGTTTTTCTACCCATTTCTGCGTCATCAGATACTTTGCCATCGTGGCATCCCTGATCGCACCTTTTTTGTACACTTCAATCCACTGTTTATAGTACTCATAAAATAATTGCATTTTGTCTGTTTCCTGTTGCATAAGTTTGTCTTCCTTTCCCGAATCACTTACGCTGATACAGACAATTAATCACCTATTATTTTCTTATGCAACACTGATCAGAGGTTTAATTTCTTCATCTAATGTTTTCTTTAATTCTGCCATACACTTCGCATAATATTTGAATTTTGGAAGTGCCTTTTCTTGTACGGATTTATAACTCTGATAGTCAATTGTTGCTTTGATCACACTTTCGTTTGGTATTTCCCCGTTTCTGTAATGAAGAGCCGCATACATAACATCTTCTTTCGATGCGTACCAAGTCACACAGAAATCAGAGATTACCTTTTCAATGCAATCACGTTTCATGTTTTCCACAATATTTAAGATAGACTGACCCTTATATTTGTTTTCATCTTCCTCAATTTCACTAACCAGATTCGTCATAATCTCGGCTACCTTTGGATTATCCTTCCGCATTTCATCAATATACTGTTTCACTTCATCAATCTGTTTTTGACGTTCTTCCGGAGATACCGCTTCTGCATCTTCATCTGGTGTTACAATATTCTGGATCAGATTGATAATATACTCATAATCAATCTTTGTACTACTATAAGCCATCAATTCATAATCGACGTCTATCGTTTCATCTTCCGGTGGTTCGTTCCCGGAATCGTCTCCACCTTCTGCTATTTTTATTTCTTCTACAGCATTTTTATAAACTCCGGCATATTTATCGTATTCCTCTTCTGTAATGCCATACTCCTCAAGCATACTGTCATCATACTGGGTAAATGATTTGAGCTGAGCAAATAATCGGTCAAAGGTCTGAAACATCTTGACAAACACTTTTTTCTCTTTGATTGACATCGGTGTTACTTCTTCCGGTGTTTCTGCTGATACTCTTAATGCTGCCAACGATTTACGAAATGCTGGTTCTATTTCTTCCCATTCTGCCAGAATCGCTGTCCCTGTACTTCCCGCAGAGTATAATTTCACTGCGTTGTCAACACTTTCCTTAAATAACTTTGGTGCCTGGAAAGTAACAATCTGTCCGTATGTTTTGTTTTTATCAAAAATACGGTTTGTTCTTGAAAAAGCCTGAATCAGATCATGTGGTCCCATCGGCTGTCTGTCAATAAAAATGGTGGACATGCATGGTGCATCAAATCCTGTTAACAGGCGGTCTACCACAATGACCAGATCCAGCTGCTCACTTCTGCTCTTGAATTTTGCATCTTTCCGTGCGAGACGTTTATTCAGATTACCATTATACCCCTGAATCTGTGAAAGCTCATATTTTGTACCAAACATCTGATTATAATCATCTAGTGATTTCTGCATCTTTTCCTGGTTTACGTGGGAACCTTCTTCATTTTCTGTTACGGAATAAGTAATTGCAAACTTCGGAAAATCCGGAAGAACCTGTTTGATTTTCTCATCGATTTCTAATGATGTTTCTCCGTTTTTCACCTTGGTCAGGAGTTCATAATACTTCTGTGCTATCTGGATGGAACTCGTTGTCAAAAGTCCCTCATATGTTTGTCCTTTTCCATTCTGAAATCCCAGCTTGTAATAGGATTTGTTCAGGATGATATCTAATACCCGGAGCATATGGGTCTCATTGTCGTATGCACTGGCATCTGTCTCATCTGTAATATTTTTCGGACCATTATGCTCTACCTGGAAACCAAGTACAGCATTATCATGAATCGCATTCTGGATTGTATATTTGTGAAGTCTTTTTCCATACAATTCCTCTGTTGTACGTGGCAAATCACCCATCTGCGGATATGGATTCTCCGCAAATCTCGGAGTTCCTGTAAATCCATACCAAAGCGATCTTCCGAAAAAGCGTTCTAGTTCACGCTTTGTTTTTGGAGTAACTGCTCTGTGACATTCATCTACGACAAAAGCAATTTTCAGGTTTTTAATCTTGTTGTATTCAGATGTTCCTTCCTGTAATCTTTTGCTAATCAGAATCTGCATTTTTTGAATTGTTGTAACGATTACCTGACGATCATCAGATTTTAATTTCTTTTTCAGATCATTTACATTATCAGTCTCATCTACATCGACCAAATCATTATTCGCATAAGCCTGAAATGCCATGGTTGTCTGAGTATCCAAATCCTTACGGTCAATCAAAAAGATTGCTTTATCAATCGCAGGAATATCCATCAGTAAATTTCTGGTTGCCTTATAAGAAGTAAGCGTCTTTCCGGATCCAGTCGTATGCCAGACAAAACCAGATTTTCCTGTCTTTGATGCCTCACGTATAGACTCAATGGCATGAATCTGATATGGTCGAAGTAAAATCAATCGCTTTGCATCTTCATCCAAAACTGTATATCTGGCAATCATCTCATGGGCTTCCGGAATACGAAGAACATTCTTTGCAAAATCAATATAATCAGCCACCGGATTATTCTCCGTATCTACCCAACCGCTCATAAATTTAGGATTCAACTCTGTATCACTTGCGGCAGCAAAATATTTCGTGTCTACTCCATTACTGATCACAAACATCTGGACAGCCGAAAAAATACCAGTAAACTTTCCTTCACTGATATATTTTTTTATCTGATAAAAAGCTTCCATGTAAGAGTGCTGTCTGTTCTTTAATTCAATATGTATCATTGGAAGACCATTAATCATAAGTGTAACATCAAATCTTCTGTCCCTTGTAACCGTAGTGATGTCATCGTCTTTTAATGCATTATATTGGTTAATAACCTCGTAAACACTGCTTCCACCTGCAATATGCTCATGATTCATCACAACTAAATGCAATTTTTCTGTATCCCTTTGCACATGAACCATTGCCTTCCCATTTTCGCCAACCAGCCATTCACCAGCTTTATAGAACGAAGAAAACTGTAGCTGGTTCTTAACCTGTTCAAACTCTGCATCAGACAAAGGCTGTCCATCTAGACGTGCTTTATTATTCTGCTCTAGAATGTATCTAAAATTTTGCCAAAGTTCTTCCTCAGTCTTTAAATCTTCACGGTAAGTCCATTGGGACTCTCCAAAAACTAGCTGTTCTATTAATTTATCTTCTATTACTTTCTCTAATTCTGGCATTTTCTTTTTCTCCTTTGTAATAAATAGCGTGGTTTTGGCATATATTAGGGTATTTAACACGTAATTTTGCTTCCGATGGTGAAGAGTGATAAGGTGGTCAAGGTTAGAAAAATATAAACCAATTTTTTCTTGCTCTGATTTATTTGGAATCTTCAAGCAAAGATTTTCCAACACTGTTTGACTGATATTTTTATTTGCACTATTAGTAGCTTGTGCCATAATTTGATTTCGTACAGATTCTATTCCGAATAAAAACCTTTTAAAATTATTATCCAATCCATATTCATCTCGAAATCTTATAATAAATCCAGAATATGTTGTGTTTTCAAGGTTTTGTGGTACTAAGGCGGCTTCTCCTACACCTTCCAATTTTACCGAAGAGCGTACAAACAATACATCGCCATTCAGCAAATTATAATCTTTCAGCTGTGAATCAGATGCCATTGCTTTCCCTAAATTTGTAACATCAATTACATTATTTCCGAATATATTTTGAAGATTTACAAATGGAAATCCTATTCCCATGGCTTCTTTGGAAAAGTTCATTCCATTTTTCAATGAACCAAGTTCCCCCAACTTACGCTGTTCCCAATCGTTTGAACTCAATTCAATACAAAATTTGAACTTACGCTGAATCTCTGTAGTCGTTCACTTTTTCAAAATATCTTCTACTTTTTAATCCAACAATTCACCTGCTTCATATGAACATTTTATATAATCCGGATTACTATAAAATACATTTGAATTAAAATCTGATATTTCATCACTAATGAATGAATTATATACAGTCTTAATAGCTTCTACTACATTCGCATACAAACCCATAACATTCAATATTAACGTTTGGTATACTCTTCCAATTGAAGTTACTGTTGGAACACTATATTTACAAGTTGTAATATTATCAAAATTTCCCTCTGTAATTTGATATTCTTCAATCCATTCATCACATACCTGTTCAAAAGAAAGACAGTGATTTACACCAGCCGTTCTTAATTGATGCACTAAATCTTCATCTGTCATTTTCCCAACTACATCTTTTACTTTATTATGAGTTTCTCTTGCAACAAACTCAATCATCGAACATACATAAAACAAATCATCTTTATTCCACTGTGTCGTCATCCACGTTTTCACTCCTTTCATACGTCAAACATTCTAAGGCTCTCATACTATGAAAACTAATCTGATGTGACGGATGTTTAAACTTTGCATATTCCCAGAATACAGCTTTACTTATATTTCCACTTAAATAATCATTTACAAAATTCCAGATTGTATCATCTGCCATTGGGCCTTCCACAATATCATACTCGTGTATCTTTCCAACTCGGCATTCTGCAATAAAATCTAACCATTCATCACACATCTGATCAAATTTCTTTATTTTTAATTGTTTATTTTCTGTATATGAATATACATTAATTATTCCATGCTTATGTTTTCGTTCTGCCCATCTATATGCCTGTTCATAACTTTTTGTACAATAAAATCCCCATGAGAAATCTTTTGTATATCTTGTCTTTCTAACCTCAGGAAATTCTACTATCTGACCACTTCCATGATACAATTCCACTTTTTTGTCCATTTTTCTCACTTCTTTCATATTTTTATACTTTAAATTTCTTTTCACTCATTATTATCTAAAATTTCTTGCTATAGATCATACTCATCGTAAGCCTCATTCTTCTACAATGCAATTTTCACTAATTCTATCTATTAGTACTTTCTTAATTTCAGTATCAAAAACTATCGTTATTTTTTATATAAACATATTTTTCAGCATAAATTTTTTAATATTCTGTAATTCTTCACACTTATGCTGGTGAAGAGTGATGAGGTGATCGAGGTCATCTAAAAATGTCGCAATCTTCTCCTGTTCTTCTAATGATGGCATATATAACTGACATTCACATAACTTGTCATAATAGAAGTATAATCGAACACTTCCCTCTTGAAGTTTCTCAATCCATCTTGGAAATTCATCAGACTTGAGCCAATGCCAGAGGAACCTATCGTTCACATAATTGTCTGTTTGAAAAACTTCATAAAGTGAGCTAACTATCACATTTTCCACACCTTTATAGTATCCGATAGATCCTACATTGATCCTTGCTGGATTATAGGCAAACGAATTTGGTTGAACAATATTATACGCTTTTCTGTCCGTATCTTTCATATATCCAAAATCGTCATGTGCATCACGCTGACGAATAAATCCATGCTCATTTGTAATAGCATACGGTTCTAAATCTAAATCTTCCTTGTTCCGTTTCCCTGCATCCCATGTGAAATCTGCAAACTTACGCTGTTCCCAATCTTCAGTAAACCCGGAAAATCTAATTTCTGGAACTGAATGACCATTTTGTGGAAACATCTTTTGAAGCATATATTTTTTCAAGGTTTTCGTCTCTTCGCACTTTCGCTGGTGAAGAGTGATGAGCCTTTCTAGCTCTTCAAAATACTTTCCAATTTTCTTCTGTTCCTCAATATCTTGCGGTATCATCAGCTTCGTCTCAAAGAAATCCGCAGGTGCAATATTCAAAAGTCCATGATTTCTCGCTCCTTCTGCAGCAATTTCATGAATACCTTTATGCCACAAGTTTGTGCTGTAGTACGATACCAGAAAATCGGAATCTACAGGATTGTTTTCTTTTATCCCAAATACGATATAAAGCGTTGATAATACGCCATTTTTATAACGATCCAGCCTTTTAATAGCTCCCCAAGGAGCATCTGTTGAAGTACTTTTATTATAAGCGAACTCTCCATTCTCAATCAGATAGTAACCACTGACATCTTTACTTGCAACTCTCTTATCAAAGAATTCATTCTGATCAATAAGGCCATATTGAGCCGATATCGTAAGCGGTAACTCTGAGACTAAATCTTGATTTTTTCTTGTAACACGATCAACCAAATCAACCAACTTACGCTGTTCCCAATCTTCCTGGTAGCCTTTAAATCTAATCTTTGGTTTTTTCATCTCTATTATCCCTCCAGCTTTCTGATCAAATCATTTAACGAAAAAATAATGTTTTGATCTGGTGATGTTAAATCTTTCAGAAGAGATACAAAGTCACCTTTGACCTGTTCCAATTCGTCATCCGTTTTCTTCATGTCCTGTAGTAATGTATTGATATCCACATCTTCTTCTTTTTCGAAATTATCAACATATCTAGGAATATTAAGATTGAAATCGTTTTTTTCAATATCCTCAAAGCTAGCCAGATAGGATTCTTTTTCTACAGTCTTTCGGTCACTATACAGAGCAAGAACTTCATCGATGTGTTCATCTGTCATCTCATTTTGCTTCTTACCTTTATTAAATTTCTTAGATGCATCAATAAAGAGTACATCTCGTCCGTCTCTGTGTTTTTTTAAGACAATGATACAAGTTGGAATGGATGTATTGTAAAATAAGTTCGCCGGAAGTCCAATCACCGCATAGATATTACCAGAGCGAAGCAATTTTTCTCTGATTTTTCCTTCTGCTGCTCCACGGAAAAGAACTCCATGTGGTAAA
This region includes:
- a CDS encoding PTS transporter subunit IIABC, giving the protein MKDKIFGVLQRVGRSFMLPIAILPVAGLLLGFGGSFTNETMLETYGLLNVMGPGTIPYAIFQVMSEAGNIVFANLPIIFAMGVAIGMAKKEKEVAALSAAIAFFIMHASISAMITINGGTENMLEGATTSVVGITSLQMGVFGGIIVGLGVSSLHNRFYKIELPQVLSFFGGTRFVPIISSLVYTGVGILMFFIWPVIQTGIYALGDLVLNSGYAGTWVYGFLERLLLPFGLHHVFYLPFWQTALGGTMEVGGTLIEGAQNIFFAQLADPTVEHFAVSATRFMSGKFPLMIFGLPGAALAMYRTAKPEKKKAVAGLLLSAALTSMLTGITEPLEFTFIFVAPMLYGIHCVFAGLAYMLMHLFNVGVGMTFSGGLIDMFLFGILQGNAKTNWIWIVIVGIGYFIVYYLLFGFLIKRFDLKTPGRDDGEEVKLYRRSDVEARKNGDNGSEASSEDALSQTICQGLGGKKNISDVDCCATRLRCTVHKAERVDDALLKSTGASGVVHKGNGVQIIYGPRVSVIKSNLEDYLETAPDEEFTAGGNDVDATAHAGVDTNVDGGTNAGVAENANTSSAEATVVETIVISSPITGLAADLSTTPDEAFAGKMMGDGAVVTPEDSVVRAPEDGEVCFVFETKHAIGFLTDSGVSLLIHMGIDTVALNGEGFEVFVENGQKVKKGEPLLGLNLDYLKENAPSLASPVLCTELEDNQKVRLLKDGQIKAGEALFAIDIYE
- a CDS encoding YccF domain-containing protein, translated to MKLLGNILWFLCGGIIGGLAWIIAGCIWCVTIVGIPVGLQCFKFASLAFWPFGKEVVYGNGTFSFLVNLIWILFFGWGMALGNIVLGCMWCITIVGIPFGKQFFKMARLSFMPFGANVL
- a CDS encoding site-specific integrase — encoded protein: MQQETDKMQLFYEYYKQWIEVYKKGAIRDATMAKYLMTQKWVEKLAPELKVCELTRTAYQKLLNDYAKDHERQTTLDFHHQLKGAILDAVDEGMIERDPTRKAIIKGKSPRAKKIKYLNQFELHTLIAHLDIREEVNWDWFILLVAKTGMRFSEALAITPSDFDFARQTLSISKTWDYKGNGGFLPTKNNSSVRKIQIDWQIVVKFSELTKNLPEDKPIFVGETKIYNSTVNDVLTRHCKACGISEISIHGLRHTHASLLLFAGVSIASVARRLGHASMTTTQKTYLHIIQELENKDVDLVMRTLSGL
- a CDS encoding type I restriction endonuclease subunit R; this encodes MPELEKVIEDKLIEQLVFGESQWTYREDLKTEEELWQNFRYILEQNNKARLDGQPLSDAEFEQVKNQLQFSSFYKAGEWLVGENGKAMVHVQRDTEKLHLVVMNHEHIAGGSSVYEVINQYNALKDDDITTVTRDRRFDVTLMINGLPMIHIELKNRQHSYMEAFYQIKKYISEGKFTGIFSAVQMFVISNGVDTKYFAAASDTELNPKFMSGWVDTENNPVADYIDFAKNVLRIPEAHEMIARYTVLDEDAKRLILLRPYQIHAIESIREASKTGKSGFVWHTTGSGKTLTSYKATRNLLMDIPAIDKAIFLIDRKDLDTQTTMAFQAYANNDLVDVDETDNVNDLKKKLKSDDRQVIVTTIQKMQILISKRLQEGTSEYNKIKNLKIAFVVDECHRAVTPKTKRELERFFGRSLWYGFTGTPRFAENPYPQMGDLPRTTEELYGKRLHKYTIQNAIHDNAVLGFQVEHNGPKNITDETDASAYDNETHMLRVLDIILNKSYYKLGFQNGKGQTYEGLLTTSSIQIAQKYYELLTKVKNGETSLEIDEKIKQVLPDFPKFAITYSVTENEEGSHVNQEKMQKSLDDYNQMFGTKYELSQIQGYNGNLNKRLARKDAKFKSRSEQLDLVIVVDRLLTGFDAPCMSTIFIDRQPMGPHDLIQAFSRTNRIFDKNKTYGQIVTFQAPKLFKESVDNAVKLYSAGSTGTAILAEWEEIEPAFRKSLAALRVSAETPEEVTPMSIKEKKVFVKMFQTFDRLFAQLKSFTQYDDSMLEEYGITEEEYDKYAGVYKNAVEEIKIAEGGDDSGNEPPEDETIDVDYELMAYSSTKIDYEYIINLIQNIVTPDEDAEAVSPEERQKQIDEVKQYIDEMRKDNPKVAEIMTNLVSEIEEDENKYKGQSILNIVENMKRDCIEKVISDFCVTWYASKEDVMYAALHYRNGEIPNESVIKATIDYQSYKSVQEKALPKFKYYAKCMAELKKTLDEEIKPLISVA
- a CDS encoding DUF3990 domain-containing protein codes for the protein MDKKVELYHGSGQIVEFPEVRKTRYTKDFSWGFYCTKSYEQAYRWAERKHKHGIINVYSYTENKQLKIKKFDQMCDEWLDFIAECRVGKIHEYDIVEGPMADDTIWNFVNDYLSGNISKAVFWEYAKFKHPSHQISFHSMRALECLTYERSENVDDDTVE
- a CDS encoding restriction endonuclease subunit S, whose amino-acid sequence is MKKPKIRFKGYQEDWEQRKLVDLVDRVTRKNQDLVSELPLTISAQYGLIDQNEFFDKRVASKDVSGYYLIENGEFAYNKSTSTDAPWGAIKRLDRYKNGVLSTLYIVFGIKENNPVDSDFLVSYYSTNLWHKGIHEIAAEGARNHGLLNIAPADFFETKLMIPQDIEEQKKIGKYFEELERLITLHQRKCEETKTLKKYMLQKMFPQNGHSVPEIRFSGFTEDWEQRKFADFTWDAGKRNKEDLDLEPYAITNEHGFIRQRDAHDDFGYMKDTDRKAYNIVQPNSFAYNPARINVGSIGYYKGVENVIVSSLYEVFQTDNYVNDRFLWHWLKSDEFPRWIEKLQEGSVRLYFYYDKLCECQLYMPSLEEQEKIATFLDDLDHLITLHQHKCEELQNIKKFMLKNMFI